The sequence below is a genomic window from Proteus vulgaris.
GCTGAAAAACTATTAGCAGAAGCTCGAGGCATGAAAGAAAAAGGCTTAACTGAAGCGCAAGTGATGGAAGCTAAAGCACAAGCTCAGCAACAACAAGGCCTTGCAGAAGCGAAAATCTTGGAAGAAAAATTAGCCGCTCAAGCGCGTGGTGAAGAACAACAAGCCCATGCAAAAGAGAAGCTAGGTTTAGCGGATGCTAAGATCCTTGAAGAAAAACTCGCTGCTCAAGCGCGTGGTGAAGGCCAATTAGGTTCAGCACAAGCCGAAGTTATTCGTCAACGTCTGAAAGCAGAAGCAGATGGTTTAACGGATAAATTTAAATCGATGGATCACCTCAGCGATACGGCACGTTCGCACGAAGAGTTCCGTATGCGTCTTGAAAAACAATTTGAACAAGCAATGGCGTCTATTGAAGCCAATAAAGAAATTGCACGCGAACAAGCTGATGTATTGGCAGCCGCTCTAAGCAAAACCAATATTGAAATTGTGGGTGGTGATGGCAACTTCTTTAATACCTTCTCTAAAGCATTAAGCTTAGGTAAAGCTGTTGATGGTTTTATGGATAAAAGCAGTTTTGCCAAAGAGAACGTTGAAAAGCTGATTAACCGTACTCAACAAGATAAAAAACTCGATATCGCTTCTTTATTAAAAAATCCTGAAGTTCAAGATTTAATTAATGGATTTATGGCAACAAAAGGCGCCAGTCAGCTAATTAAAGATGTGACAACTAAATCAGACTCCTCTAAAGAAGAATAATTTTATTTAAAGGAGGTGAAAAGACATAGCGTTTATCTCTGTGTCTTTTCTTTTGTTTTTATCGTTTAAGCCAAGGAAATCCGTTATACCATGTCTGACATTCTGGATACGAATCGCGAGCAGGAAATACTCGATAGCGCCGTTGCACAAGGTGGTGCGTATGAAATTTTACGCAAACGCCTCACTGAACAAGGCCAACAACTTCATCAAAAAGCCACTGAGCTCAATCAGTATCGCTTAGATGAATTTGGTCAAAGCCAAATGGATATTATTGGCCGTATTCGTATTCGCACTGAAAATAACTGCCAAGCCAGAGATATTGTTCGTGTAGGTGAGTGGTTACTATTTGGTTATAACGTTTTCCTTGGATTAAAACGTGAAACACATCTTGAAGATGTTTTTTCACTTTATCGTTTAATTGAAAATGAGGGCGAGTTTGATGTTGAAGCCGTACCTTATGAAAATACGTTCTTAAACGACAATCGCTTTATTCAAGATTTTACTGAGCTCTATACTTACTATAAAAATACGCAACTATTACAGTTAGTTGAGCGTGACGGAAAGTTACTCGCCAGTTTCCAGATTGGTGCTCGTATTACTGATGTGCGTGTTTTTCGTTGGTCAATTTCAAGTGATAAGCAACGTATTGAATATATTGATAATCGTGGTGAACGCGATATTGCTCTTCCTCCTGCTTATGATTTTGAATGGACAAAAACCCAACGTGAAGATACGGTCAACGGCCGTTTTCCTCATATCAATATTCTTGATACCGTTTTTGTCGAAACAACTGGTGGCGATCTAACCGTTAAATGTGAAAATAATACTGAAGATGGTTTAGGTATTTATCGTGAAGCTGTATTAGATAAGAACCAATCTCTCGATGATGCACAAATTGAATATGCTCAAACAGGCAGTTTAATTCTGTTAAAAATCTTGCCGTATCGAGAAGAAAATTGGCGTTATTTGGTCTACAACATTTTGGCGCAAACCGTACAACGCATTGATGCGATTGGGCAAGCTTGCGTCCAATTACCTGAAGATCATGGCATTATTTTCCCTGGTGGCTATTACCTGCAAAATGGTGAATACAAAACCTTTGATCAACCGATGGAAGGTATGTATTTCCGCCGTCTGCGCCGTTCGCCTAATGGTGAAGACGTGTTATATGTTTTCTACTCGCCTTCACAAGGTCGCCTCGCGCTTTTCAATTACAATATGATTGAACGCAAACTTGCTGTGCCTTTAGTCGGTCATGGCTATGCGATGTTAGAAGACGGGAAAATGGTACTGTTTGAAGGTGAAGGCGAAGAAGCAACGCGCGTTCATCCAATGCAAGTTTGGCAAACCCCGTTCTATTCAGAAGAATTTGCCGATAAACAACCGCCTCGTAATGGTTTCTATGGAAGAATTGGTAATGCTGATTTAGTGCGAGGTATTTCTGAAATATTGCATGTCGCAAAAGAAATTGAAGGTAATCAAATTTCTATTGCTCGTTATGAACAGCTTAGTTCACAACCTAAAAATTTATTAGATCTCTATTATTGGTTTAACGATGAACACTGTTTGGGTATTGGAAAACTTCTCAAAGATATCGCTCAAACCAGCGAATTAGTGCTTGATGAATATGAAAAAGTAGAAAGTATTCGTCAGCAATCTGCGAAATCCATGCTTGAAGCGGTGAATCGCCAAAAATCACTACTCTCCTTAACACTGCCTGATAGCTGGACAGATATACAACAATTTGTTGATAGCTTAAATTCACTGAATGCTCATCGTGGGCATCTGATTTCATTGCGTGAATTCCGTTATATGGATTTAACCAAGCTCAGCGCGATGGAAACGGAAATTACAGAAACTCAGCAACGTGTTTCTCAAGCCACAGCGCTGTTTCTTGCCAGTGATAAAGCGTTACAACCGTTTAAAACTCAGCTAGTTACTTTTGAAAATCTCATTGAAAAAGCGCAAAACAGCGCACAGTTAGATATCCCGATGAATGACATGGAAAAAATGTCCGCTGATTTGGATATGCTTTCTAACTTAATGGCATCTTTAACATTCCAAGATGTCACTCAACAAACCCATATTATTGACGCGATTTCACAGATCTATGCTCAACTAAACCAATCCCGCGCTCGACTACAACAAAAACGCAAATCACAAAGTAGTGTCGAAAGCGTGGCACAATTTGGCGCACAATTTCGCTTATTTAGCCAAGGGATCACCAATGCATTATCCCTTGCAACCGATCCTGAGCGTTGTGACGATCAGCTTTCTCGCTTATTGCTTCAATTAGAAGAGCTTGAAAGCCAATTTAGTCATCATGATGAGTTTCTTGATGATATTCTCGCTAAACGTGAAGAGTTAGTTGAAACCTTTGAGTCGCACAAACAAGTACTGCTTGATGATCGTCAACGTCGCTCACAAAGCCTGCTTACTGCAGCAAATCGCTTGCTGGAAAATCTGCAACGTCGTACTTCTCGTTTGCAATCACAAGATGAATTAAATGCATTTTTCGCATCCGATCCACTATCATTAAAAACACGAGAAATCATTGAAAAGCTAAGAGAAATCAATGATAACGTCAAAGCTGATGATATTGATGCGCGTCTAAAATCCTCTCGCGACCAAGCTATTCGTATTCTGCGGGATAAAACTGATATTTTTGAAGACGGCGGTAATGTCATTAAATTAGGGCCTCGCCATCGTTTTAGTGTTAATACGCAAGAGCTTGATCTCACTATCTTACCTAAAGAAGATAAACTCTGGTTATACCTAACAGGCACAGATTACCAAGAGCCGATTGAAAATGCAGAGCTAGCCCAATTACAACCTTATTGGAATGCCTCACTTGAGTCTGAATCTGACACCGTTTATCGCGCAGAATACCTCGCTTATTCCATTATTTATGCCGCAGCAAAACGTCAAGATGGCCTTGATTACGAAACGCTAAAAGAAGCACTCACCATTCCAGAAAAACTGGAAAAGCTCGTACGTGATTTCGCAACACCACGTTATAAAGAAGGCTATGAAAAAGGGATCCACGATCACGATGCGATCGCTATATTGAAAAAGCTGCTCCCAATAGGTGAAAGTGCCGATCTTCTACGCTACAACCCGACTGCTCGCGCAGTAGCCGCACTATTTTGGGAAACCAAACAAAATGAGCAATACCCTGCTTTGTGGCCTGAACGTGCAAGAACTGCACTGAATATTCAGCAATTATTCCATACAGATGACGCGTTAACCGATCTGCAAGCTGAAATCGAAGCGGATATACGCCTATTCCTTCATAATAATCCGATTGAGTGCGAACACTATATTCCGATACAAGCCTCTGAATATTTAAGCTTTGCTTTGGCGAGAACACCCATTGAATTGGTTTATAGCAAATATGCTAAAGAGTTAGTGGTTGCACTGCAAAGTCGATTAGAAGAAGCCCATATGTGGATGGACTTTAATCGTTCACAACAAAATTTAGGCACGCGATACGCACAGCGTTGGGCACTGATCCAAAATTGGCTACAAGGGTTATGCTCTCTACCTGATTATGCCGATCTTACCCCTTATATTCCGGGTGCTATCGCTATCATTATTTTAGATAAAGTCGCATCAGCGCGTTATAGCGAAGCCGATTTATACTTTACAGTAACAGGTTTATTAGGCTCTCACCCAACGATTGAAAACCAAGCGTTATCACTCAGTTTAGATGATTATTTCAGTCGAATGCGTGGGCAAAGAAAGAACTTTATTCCTGCATTTCGACAGTACCTCACCTTGCGCCAGAAAATAGTCAGTGATGAACGTGAGCGCTTAAAATTGCATGAATTTAAAGCCAAACCATTAAGCTCTTTTGTCCGTAACAAGCTGATTAATGATGTTTACTTGCCGATTATTGGTGACAATATGGCAAAACAAATCGGGGCTTTAGGAGAAGGTAAGCGCACCGATTTAATGGGATTATTGTTAATGATCTCCCCTCCAGGTTACGGTAAAACCACATTAATGGAATATGCTGCGGCACGTTTAGGTCTGATTTTTATGAAGATCAATGGTCCTGCATTAGGACATAACGTGCTATCGCTCGATCCGGAACAAGCGCCCAACGCAACTGCGAGACAAGAGCTTGAGAAGCTCAACTTAGCGCTAGAAATGGGTAATAACGTTATGCTGTATGTGGATGATATTCAGCATACTCACCCTGAATTCTTACAGAAATTTATCTCACTGTGTGATGGAACAAGACGTATTGAAGGGGTATGGAAAGGAAAAACCAAAACCTATGATATGCGGGGTAAAAAATTCTGTGTCGTGATGGCAGGAAACCCTTATACCGAATCAGGCGAAGTTTTCCGTATTCCTGATATGCTGGCTAACCGTGCTGATATTTATAACTTAGGTGAAGTATTAGGGGGTATGGATGAAGCCTTTGCGCTGAGTTATATCGAAAACAGCCTAACATCCAATGCGGTATTGGCACCGCTGGCTCTGCGTGATCTTAACGATCTCTATGTTTTAGTGGATAAAGCAATGGGGAAATCCGTTTCGACCAACACATTAAGTTATCCATATTCAGATGCTGAAATTAATGAAATTGTAATGGTACTTAAACACTTAATTACCTTACGAAATGTTATCTTAAAAGTGAATCATCAATATATTGCCAGCGCCGCTCAATCAGATAAATATCGCACAGAGCCAGCATTCCGTTTGCAAGGCAGTTACCGCAATATGAATAAGTTAAGTGAGAAAGTGTCTGCGGTAATGAATGATGAAGAAATTGAACGCTTGCTAGACGATCACTATCTTGGTGAAGCACAACTGCTAACAACGGGCGCTGAAGAGAACTTACTAAAACTCGCTGAATTACGTGGAAAATTAACCGAAAAAGATACTACTCGTTGGACACAAATCAAGAAAGACTTTATGCGTAATAAGGCATTGGGTGGTGATAACGCTGATATTGGCGACCGCGTAGTATCACAGTTAGCCAATTTAGTGGAAAGTGTGCAAGGTCTACGTTAAAGATAAAAAATAGTCATGTTTAGCCCACTTATTTTAGTGGGCTAAATACTACATAAATAATGTTTTATAAATCGAGAAACCTATTTCACGTTCACGATATTGATTTGTTCACAACAAATGAAAGCGTGAACATCGTTAAGATTAAATATATTTACTATTAATAAATCATGATATCAAAGGAAGAATTGTTGTAATATATATTACGAATTCTATTAATAATTAAATTTATAGAAATTTAATTATATTTTATATAATTAATAACGCTACGATTAACAATAAATAACAATATTATTTAACAAATGATTATATCCAGTACATAAAATCCATATTAACTCACACTCTGAAAAGAATGAAATAAACGAGATATTAATAAGAATCACTCTTAATCTATTTATGAGATCTCTCTCTAAAGATAGGAAATTAACTTAGGATTAATAGCATAGAAATGATAGCATCAAAAATGCTATAAATTAATTCTATAATTTACATGACTTTAGTTTAAATAAATTAAAAACTTTTAAATATATTGTCTTCAATTTATTAACAAGGAAGATAATAGATATCTTCATCAATAATTATTTAAACGTACTATTCTAATTTTTAGATTAAAGTTATCGAAAAATTATTCTATTTTTGTCTGGTTTAAGGCATTTTTATACCCGACAAGTAGCAACACAACAAAATACTTTCAATAAAAGTGGGCGTACTATGAAAAGCATGTTTACGACTCGGGAACTCCCTGACGTAGATCGGTTTTCCGTATTCAGGGATACAATAAAAGACCGCTTTTTATCGTCTTATGAATGCAATGAAGTCGAATTGCCTCCTCATTCTCGATTTTATGCCAATATTGTCGAGCAACAGGTGACCAATATGCGCTTTATTCAGCTAGAGTCTAATGGGCACTGGGCGAGTAGCCGTCCATTAACTCATAAACTTAGCTTAGAAGAGCATTTTCAAATTGAAATCCAGCGTTCAGGAACCAGCCATCTTACTCAAGATGGAAGAACCGCATTTCTACGGCAAGGTGACTTTTGTATTTTTGATATGGCAAGACCAGTATCATGGTCTTTTGATAACGATTACTCATTATTTAAAATTTTGATCCCAAGGGAGAAACTGGCATCCCGTTTAGGTAATACCCAAAATCTCACTGCAAGAGCGATACGTGGTAATAGTATTACCGGCTCTCTCGTTTATAGCTTTGTGATGCGCTACATTCCGTTCTTAGATTCAATGCCGCCACAGCATGCACAACAACTTGCCGATATTTTATTGAATTTAATTACGTCTGCTTTCAGTGAATACAGTATAGCGACACCACCGCAAAGCTTAGGAAGGTCAACGCTATTTTATTTTGCTCAGCACTATCTTGAGCAACATCTTTCTGATCCAGATTTGAGTGTTAATGAATGCGCAAATGCGTGTGGGATCTCCGTGCGCTATTTACAGATGTTATTTAAAGAACAAAATACGTCTGTACTTCGTTGGATCTACCAAAAACGTCTTGAGAATTATAAAGCAGCTTTAGTGAATCCTCTCTTGGCAGAGAAAAATATTACACAGTTAGCTTATGAATGTGGATTTAGCGATATTTCTAATTTAAGTCGAAAATTTAAATCTGAATTTTTTATGACACCTTCCGAGTATCGAAAAATACACTCATTAAGATAAGTAGATTAATTATCTCCCCCCTAGTTTACATTTTGGAGGTTATTCTAGAGGGGAGATAAAATTTATTTCATTAGCCGTAACGAAACTCAATGCCTAATGTGCCACACGGATACTCCCATTTTTTTAAAATCGTATCGCCACATAAAACACGGCAAGTACCACACTCTAAACACCCTGCATAATCAAAAAGATATTGTCCTTTTTCATCTTTTTTATATAACCCTGCAGGGCAAGCTTTCATTAAGATTTCAAATTGTGCAGGATCGATATCATCCTTTAAAACGATATGTGGATTTTCTTCATCCACATTAAATTTATTGACGCCTAATTTAACGTCTACATTTACTTGACTCATAAAGAACGTACCCCCTTAAATCCATCTTTAATTAAGTTCATCACACCGACTTTCTTAACTTGAGACAGTATTTTCTTACGCACAGGTTTTTCTGGGCCATTAATCACGAATAAATCATGCATGACATTGGCAGCCATTTGCGGGTAATCCGTAAAGAATCTTGTATTATCGAGGAAAGAAGGTAAGTCTTTATATAACTTCATATCTTTCATGACGAAACTGTCATTTAATAACGATTGATAGCAACTTAATTCTTTTTGGCTATAGCTGTTTTGCTCTTTCGCCATTAATACTGCTTTTGCAGCTGCTTCACCAGAGGCAATTGCTAAATCCATCCCTCTTACGGTATAGCCAACGTTAAGGCAAAATCCAGCAGCATCTCCCGCAACTAATACGCCATCTTTGACTAATTCAGACACCATATTCATGCCACCTTCTGGCACCATATGCGCTGAATATTCTAATAATTTGCCGTCTTTGATAAGTGGTGCAACAACAGGGTGTTGTTTAAAATCTTCTAATAATTGAGGAACCGTTTTTTCGAATTTGTCGACATTATGTAGCCCTAAAACAAGGCCTAAAGAGACGGTGTTTTTATTGGTATATAAGAATCCGCCACCTAAATATCCGCCTGATGGTGCGCCAGCAAAAAGCCAAGCTAAGCCTTCATCATTAGTACAACCAAATCGGTCTTCCATTTGTTGTGGCGTGAATTCCAATAACTCTTTAACCCCTACAGCCACAGTGTGAGGATTAACTTTTTGTGTCATACCTAACTGTTTTGCTAATAATGAGTTAACACCATCAGCAAGAATAACGACGTGAGCTTCAATTTCATCATCACCCGCTTTTACACCACACACCTTTCCATCTTTTACCAACACTTCATCGACACGCACACCCGTGATCACTTGTGCGCCAGCGTCTTCTGCTTTTTCCATTAACCATTGATCAAATGAAGAACGCAATACGGTATAAGAGCGTGCCGCTTCCTCTTCTTGCTGAGTATGTTGATAATCTAAAGTGACCCCATCGGTTTCCGTTAGCATGGAAATTTTTTCGCGCGTCACTAGTCGTTCAACAGGGGCTTCTTGAGCAAAATTGGGAATGATTTTTTCAAGACTATGTGCGTACAAACGCCCACCTGTCATATTTTTACTGCCAGCGAAATTACCTCGCTCTACCACTAAAACATCACACCCTGCTTGTGCTAATACATAGGCAGCAGTACCACCAGCAAGTCCACCACCCACAATAATGGCGTCAAAAATATCGTCTGACATACTTTCCTATCCTTTTATTATGTGTGGTCGCTTAGCAAATTATCACTAAGCGACCTACGGTGATTAGCCGCCAAGCTTCGCGGTTAATGCAGGTAACACTTTGTAGAGGTCGCCAACAATACCGTAATCCACCATATTGAAAATTGGGGCATTTTTATCTTTGTTGATACCAACAATGATTTTTGCTCTATCCACACCGACCATATGTTGGATTTGCCCTGAAATACCGACAGCAACATAAACGTCCGCACCTAAAGTCACGCCTGAAACACCAATGTAGCGATCGTGTTCCATCCAGCCTTCACCTTCAGCAATTGGACGAGAACAACCTACTTCACCTTGAAGGGCTTTCGCTAATGCTGACGCTAATGCAATATCATCTGCCTTAGCAAAACCGCGTCCAACACCAACAACACAGTGCGCTTTACCTAAATCAACAGTACTACCTTGTTTTGGCTTACGTGCTAACACTTTTAATGTATGTGCGGGGGCGATAAAGGCACTTTGCACCACAGGTGCATTGGGTGCGTCTTTGATTGCTTCCACATCGAGCGCACTGCCCACAGTGGCAATAGCATAAGGTGAACGAATTTCTGCTTTAGCATGTGCTAAACCACCATAAACTTGGTGTGTTGCAATCACGGTATTGTTTTCAATAGCAAGGCTTAATGCATCACTGACGACACCCGCTTTTAACGTCACGCCAAGGCGAGCGGCAATGGCTTTTGCACGTTTTGATGAAGCAAGAAGAACCAATGCATTCTCGCCCGCCTCTTTAATAATGGCGGCAAAAGAGGCGGCATAATCGTCAGCAATCACACCTTCTTGTGGTGCGAAACAATAAACACAGTCAGCGCCTAAGTTGACACATTCACGCGTGCTTTCATCATCACCGATAAACAGCACATTAACCTTTTCACCAAGACCACGAGCCAATGCAATCAGCTTTGCTAAATCATCCGCTTTTTCGGCATAAACAAAGGTAGTAGGTAGTAAACTAGCCATTTTTAATCTCCTTATTGATTAACCGCTTGGCGTAAATGTTCAGCAAAAGTGGCAATATTTTCATCTGAATCACCTTCTAAAATAATACCAAGGCGATCAGATTGCTCTGGCGCACAAACTTGTGTTTGCACAACAGTCAGAGCAGAAATATCAACACCGATATCTCCTAAACCCAGCTTTTCAACAGGTTTTTTATTCGCTGCTAAAATGGCTTTCATTGAAGGGAGTTTGGGTGTGTTAATGCTCGAAGTGACACACACAATCGCTGGTAATGTCAGTTCAAGTTCTTCAGTGATATTTTCTAAATCACGTTCAACTATGATTTTGTCGCCTTCAACGGTAATTTTGTTTACTGCGTTGACACAAGGTAAACCTAAATATTCACCTACCGCCAAACCCGTTTGTTGAGCGTATAAATCACCAGAACCCTCACCAAAAACTAATAAGTCAAAACCGACTTTTTTTGCAGCTTGCGCAATAATATTGGCAGTATCTGTTGAATAAAGAGCGCTACACGCATCATCAGCAACTAGCGTTAATGCATCAGGACCACGCG
It includes:
- a CDS encoding helix-turn-helix domain-containing protein, encoding MKSMFTTRELPDVDRFSVFRDTIKDRFLSSYECNEVELPPHSRFYANIVEQQVTNMRFIQLESNGHWASSRPLTHKLSLEEHFQIEIQRSGTSHLTQDGRTAFLRQGDFCIFDMARPVSWSFDNDYSLFKILIPREKLASRLGNTQNLTARAIRGNSITGSLVYSFVMRYIPFLDSMPPQHAQQLADILLNLITSAFSEYSIATPPQSLGRSTLFYFAQHYLEQHLSDPDLSVNECANACGISVRYLQMLFKEQNTSVLRWIYQKRLENYKAALVNPLLAEKNITQLAYECGFSDISNLSRKFKSEFFMTPSEYRKIHSLR
- a CDS encoding DNA repair ATPase, which produces MSDILDTNREQEILDSAVAQGGAYEILRKRLTEQGQQLHQKATELNQYRLDEFGQSQMDIIGRIRIRTENNCQARDIVRVGEWLLFGYNVFLGLKRETHLEDVFSLYRLIENEGEFDVEAVPYENTFLNDNRFIQDFTELYTYYKNTQLLQLVERDGKLLASFQIGARITDVRVFRWSISSDKQRIEYIDNRGERDIALPPAYDFEWTKTQREDTVNGRFPHINILDTVFVETTGGDLTVKCENNTEDGLGIYREAVLDKNQSLDDAQIEYAQTGSLILLKILPYREENWRYLVYNILAQTVQRIDAIGQACVQLPEDHGIIFPGGYYLQNGEYKTFDQPMEGMYFRRLRRSPNGEDVLYVFYSPSQGRLALFNYNMIERKLAVPLVGHGYAMLEDGKMVLFEGEGEEATRVHPMQVWQTPFYSEEFADKQPPRNGFYGRIGNADLVRGISEILHVAKEIEGNQISIARYEQLSSQPKNLLDLYYWFNDEHCLGIGKLLKDIAQTSELVLDEYEKVESIRQQSAKSMLEAVNRQKSLLSLTLPDSWTDIQQFVDSLNSLNAHRGHLISLREFRYMDLTKLSAMETEITETQQRVSQATALFLASDKALQPFKTQLVTFENLIEKAQNSAQLDIPMNDMEKMSADLDMLSNLMASLTFQDVTQQTHIIDAISQIYAQLNQSRARLQQKRKSQSSVESVAQFGAQFRLFSQGITNALSLATDPERCDDQLSRLLLQLEELESQFSHHDEFLDDILAKREELVETFESHKQVLLDDRQRRSQSLLTAANRLLENLQRRTSRLQSQDELNAFFASDPLSLKTREIIEKLREINDNVKADDIDARLKSSRDQAIRILRDKTDIFEDGGNVIKLGPRHRFSVNTQELDLTILPKEDKLWLYLTGTDYQEPIENAELAQLQPYWNASLESESDTVYRAEYLAYSIIYAAAKRQDGLDYETLKEALTIPEKLEKLVRDFATPRYKEGYEKGIHDHDAIAILKKLLPIGESADLLRYNPTARAVAALFWETKQNEQYPALWPERARTALNIQQLFHTDDALTDLQAEIEADIRLFLHNNPIECEHYIPIQASEYLSFALARTPIELVYSKYAKELVVALQSRLEEAHMWMDFNRSQQNLGTRYAQRWALIQNWLQGLCSLPDYADLTPYIPGAIAIIILDKVASARYSEADLYFTVTGLLGSHPTIENQALSLSLDDYFSRMRGQRKNFIPAFRQYLTLRQKIVSDERERLKLHEFKAKPLSSFVRNKLINDVYLPIIGDNMAKQIGALGEGKRTDLMGLLLMISPPGYGKTTLMEYAAARLGLIFMKINGPALGHNVLSLDPEQAPNATARQELEKLNLALEMGNNVMLYVDDIQHTHPEFLQKFISLCDGTRRIEGVWKGKTKTYDMRGKKFCVVMAGNPYTESGEVFRIPDMLANRADIYNLGEVLGGMDEAFALSYIENSLTSNAVLAPLALRDLNDLYVLVDKAMGKSVSTNTLSYPYSDAEINEIVMVLKHLITLRNVILKVNHQYIASAAQSDKYRTEPAFRLQGSYRNMNKLSEKVSAVMNDEEIERLLDDHYLGEAQLLTTGAEENLLKLAELRGKLTEKDTTRWTQIKKDFMRNKALGGDNADIGDRVVSQLANLVESVQGLR
- a CDS encoding FAD-binding protein, which codes for MASLLPTTFVYAEKADDLAKLIALARGLGEKVNVLFIGDDESTRECVNLGADCVYCFAPQEGVIADDYAASFAAIIKEAGENALVLLASSKRAKAIAARLGVTLKAGVVSDALSLAIENNTVIATHQVYGGLAHAKAEIRSPYAIATVGSALDVEAIKDAPNAPVVQSAFIAPAHTLKVLARKPKQGSTVDLGKAHCVVGVGRGFAKADDIALASALAKALQGEVGCSRPIAEGEGWMEHDRYIGVSGVTLGADVYVAVGISGQIQHMVGVDRAKIIVGINKDKNAPIFNMVDYGIVGDLYKVLPALTAKLGG
- a CDS encoding FAD-dependent oxidoreductase, which translates into the protein MSDDIFDAIIVGGGLAGGTAAYVLAQAGCDVLVVERGNFAGSKNMTGGRLYAHSLEKIIPNFAQEAPVERLVTREKISMLTETDGVTLDYQHTQQEEEAARSYTVLRSSFDQWLMEKAEDAGAQVITGVRVDEVLVKDGKVCGVKAGDDEIEAHVVILADGVNSLLAKQLGMTQKVNPHTVAVGVKELLEFTPQQMEDRFGCTNDEGLAWLFAGAPSGGYLGGGFLYTNKNTVSLGLVLGLHNVDKFEKTVPQLLEDFKQHPVVAPLIKDGKLLEYSAHMVPEGGMNMVSELVKDGVLVAGDAAGFCLNVGYTVRGMDLAIASGEAAAKAVLMAKEQNSYSQKELSCYQSLLNDSFVMKDMKLYKDLPSFLDNTRFFTDYPQMAANVMHDLFVINGPEKPVRKKILSQVKKVGVMNLIKDGFKGVRSL
- a CDS encoding ferredoxin family protein, coding for MSQVNVDVKLGVNKFNVDEENPHIVLKDDIDPAQFEILMKACPAGLYKKDEKGQYLFDYAGCLECGTCRVLCGDTILKKWEYPCGTLGIEFRYG
- the fixA gene encoding putative electron transfer flavoprotein FixA translates to MKLIACCKVVHDEQDITTRPDRTLATDNAGLKISLYDLNAIETAVEIASTLGDSTVTALSVGTSAMVENAKIKKDILSRGPDALTLVADDACSALYSTDTANIIAQAAKKVGFDLLVFGEGSGDLYAQQTGLAVGEYLGLPCVNAVNKITVEGDKIIVERDLENITEELELTLPAIVCVTSSINTPKLPSMKAILAANKKPVEKLGLGDIGVDISALTVVQTQVCAPEQSDRLGIILEGDSDENIATFAEHLRQAVNQ